A window from Populus trichocarpa isolate Nisqually-1 chromosome 3, P.trichocarpa_v4.1, whole genome shotgun sequence encodes these proteins:
- the LOC7461528 gene encoding uncharacterized protein At4g06598 codes for MENSKGSANIRNLMYSGKHPLLPPKSPFPSVSPSYIDHVPSNSFGSKTAQKPREGNTHHQRTSSETLFIEEQPSWLDDLLNEPETPVRRGGHRRSSSDSFAYIDVANASNIDYAEQDDYIYKNVMSIPSWRSHDFDHHQDVRQASLYSEMNLTKQKNRVWDSSLNAPTFPSSLSSVRENAGMRSSGSSCAPREADCVSESEKQDPLDGPHDPKISLEKKDSSNSKSSASDTDTKRAKQQFAQRSRVRKLQYIAELERNVQALQAKGSEVSAELEFVNQQNLILSMENKALKQRLENLAQEQLIKYLEHEVLEREIGRLRALYQQQQQQPQQMKPSSHRRSNSRDLDSQFANLSMNANSSRDPVTGSLRI; via the exons ATGGAAAATTCCAAGGGGTCAGCGAACATAAGAAATTTGATGTACTCAGGGAAACATCCACTACTTCCTCCAAAAAGTCCTTTTCCTAGTGTTTCGCCATCTTACATTGATCATGTTCCCAGCAATAGTTTTGGATCAAAAACTGCTCAAAAGCCTAGAGAGGGAAACACACATCATCAGCGAACTTCTTCTGAGACTCTCTTCATAGAGGAGCAGCCTTCGTGGCTTGATGATCTTCTTAATGAGCCAGAGACACCTGTTCGTAGAGGAGGTCATAGGCGTTCATCAAGTGACTCCTTTGCGTACATAGATGTAGCTAATGCTTCTAACATAGATTATGCAGAGCAGGATGactacatatataaaaatgtgATGTCCATACCTTCTTGGAGATCTCATGACTTTGATCATCACCAAGATGTCAGGCAAGCTTCTCTCTATTCTGAAATGAACTTGACAAAACAGAAGAATAGGGTTTGGGATTCATCTTTAAATGCCCCTACCTTTCCAAGTAGTCTTTCCTCTGTCAGGGAGAATGCTGGTATGCGGAGTTCAGGATCATCATGTGCCCCACGGGAAGCAGATTGTGTTTCGGAGAGTGAAAAGCAAGATCCACTCGATGGTCCACATGATCCAAAaatttcattagaaaaaaaggACAGTTCAAATTCCAAATCTTCTGCATCAGATACTGATACAAAACGTGCTAAACA GCAGTTTGCCCAGCGCTCCAGGGTCCGTAAACTTCAGTACATAGCTGAGCTGGAAAGAAATGTACAAGCTTTGCAGGCAA AAGGATCAGAAGTTTCAGCTGAGCTCGAATTTGTCAATCAGCAAAATCTTATTCTAAGCATGGAGAATAAAGCTCTTAAGCAACGGTTAGAAAATTTGGCCCAGGAGCAGCTTATCAAATACT TGGAGCATGAAGTTCTGGAGAGGGAGATTGGAAGGCTACGTGCCTTgtatcagcagcagcagcagcagccacaGCAAATGAAACCTTCTAGCCATCGCCGTAGTAACAGCAGGGACCTGGACTCCCAATTTGCAAACCTCTCTATGAATGCCAATTCTAGCCGAGACCCTGTGACTGGTTCACTCCGCATTTAG
- the LOC7480750 gene encoding sm-like protein LSM2: MLFFSYFKDLVGKEVTVELKNDLAIRGTLHSVDQYLNIKLENTRVVDQDKYPHMLSVRNCFIRGSVVRYVQLPPEGVDVDLLHDATRREARGG, translated from the exons ATG TTGTTTTTTTCGTATTTCAAGGATTTGGTAGGGAAAGAAGTGACGGTGGAGCTGAAGAATGATTTGGCTATAAGAGGGACTCTTCACTCTGTGGATCAGTACCTCAACATCAAGCTCGAAAACACTCGCGTTGTCGATCAAGACAAGTATCCTCACATG CTTTCTGTCAGGAACTGTTTCATAAGGGGATCAGTAGTGAGATATGTTCAACTTCCTCCAGAGGGTGTGGATGTTGATCTGCTTCACGATGCCACGAGAAGGGAAGCTCGGGGTGGCTGA